DNA from Leptospira mayottensis 200901116:
TATGGAAGTCTTGGACAGCTATCAAGTAGATACAAAAAGATGGATCATCCAAACACTTCATGGTTTTCTAAATTCCCAGACGATAAACTGAAATTGACTCTTGAAAATGCGATAGAACTTTTGGAACTACAAGATCGTTCTTGGTAAGAAAAAAGAATCAATCTCACTTCTTATATTAAAATTCAATTTTATCATTAATTTGGACTAGAAAAGGCAATTCGTTTTCTGGCGACTTACAATTATCTTGAAGGTGTAGACACAAACGCTTCTGTCAACGGAAGTTATTACTTGCATGTTTATTGCCGATTTTGGACGAATCGGAAAGAAAATTTTTTAAAGAACTGAGCAAATCGCATTTAAAATCCAACCATTGGAGGATTCTGAAATAATAAAGTGCAGCATATACAAATCGAACTCCAACTTGAATCCGCCGAAGAAATCAAACGCTGGTTTATTGAATATCTTCATTTTGAGATCGAGGAACTGATTCTTACGGTCTTAGATCAGGATAAAAGATCACCGAGTTGGCTATCGATATACTTCAGTCTCTTTTTGCGAAAGTTTATAGAGGTAGGTGGATATAGGATCGTTTTAAGCTATTTCCTCGTATTAGAGTTTGGCCGGGAGAATTGTAGCACCAATGTGCGGTTTTAGATTCGGAAATTTTAAAAACGATCGGTTCTGATACTGATCTTATGCTAGTTAAATGGAATCGCCCAAAAGGTGAAGTTCAAAGGTCTCAAAGAAATGGTATACTTTAAGGACGAAGAGGGTAAAACCATAATATAGTTGGCAGCTATGTTTATTTCATGTCCTTATGTTTACATGACTAGGTCTTAATTTTTCAAAGAGAGAGGGAAGTGAAAATGAATCGTTTTATAGTTTTGATAGTGGTTTTGTTGATTTCAATTGGAGTTGATTTTTCTTACGGAGTGAGTCCTGCACTTGTCCATATTTTATCAAGTGTTGTCTCTGGCTCGATAGTTCAAAAGCCTACGGATAATCCGAAAGATAAGGCAATCAAAATCGTTATACATGATGGTGGAAAGTTTTGTTATGCTCCAGTTTTTAGTGGTGGTGAAAGTTATATTCAACTTGAGCAGTGTTGGGAACAGGACGTTACTAGTGCTCGGTATGATGTGTTTCAAAGAATTTCTTATTACATTAATAAAACATGGCTATGCATTACTGCTCCAGAAGGAGTCATTCTTGGAGAGAGAAACTGGGATTATGTGCATCTCAGACCTTGTACTATCAATGACCCCCTACAGCGATGGATCGTAAAAGAGAATTCCTTTTGGACTGCAGATGAGCGTTATCGTTTAAAAGATGTGAAGTGGTATGCCTATATTTCAAAGAAGTCTAAGGATAGTTATAACCATACTTTGGACTCTTCGATGAAAGATTGGGTTCAGACTGTGGCAACTCCTGGGAATATCAGTATTAAGACTTCCATAGCTTGGAATTTGGGGAATAGCCGCTACTTTATCCATTCAAAAGGCTCAAAAAAAAATACCACATCTATCTACTACAATCCTGAAAGTGGACATGTTGCTCAATACAATCCAGTAAGTGGACGTCTTTCTTGCATGTATTCAAAGGTAGGTAGTTATCAATGGAATTGGATTCGATGGGTATTGTGTGATGATATCCCTACGAGTAAGGATAGTCCTGCTTATTGGGACGTTTATCTTGAAACTGAAGAGGGAGGTATGCTCAAGGATTATAAAGGCAATATTCTGAGAGTTACCAGATATGGATCCAATTGGGGTGTTGTCTATGCAGCTAAACCCTCTTTTTTGGAAAAGGATACCACGAATAGTCCAACGTCTTTGTTTTTAGTAGATGGATATTTACTGGATTGGATACGTTATGCAGCTGGTAATCTTGGTAATACAGAGCAGTATTGTCCGGCTGGTAATAAGGAAAGTCATGTATATAAAAGAATA
Protein-coding regions in this window:
- a CDS encoding DUF1561 domain-containing protein gives rise to the protein MNRFIVLIVVLLISIGVDFSYGVSPALVHILSSVVSGSIVQKPTDNPKDKAIKIVIHDGGKFCYAPVFSGGESYIQLEQCWEQDVTSARYDVFQRISYYINKTWLCITAPEGVILGERNWDYVHLRPCTINDPLQRWIVKENSFWTADERYRLKDVKWYAYISKKSKDSYNHTLDSSMKDWVQTVATPGNISIKTSIAWNLGNSRYFIHSKGSKKNTTSIYYNPESGHVAQYNPVSGRLSCMYSKVGSYQWNWIRWVLCDDIPTSKDSPAYWDVYLETEEGGMLKDYKGNILRVTRYGSNWGVVYAAKPSFLEKDTTNSPTSLFLVDGYLLDWIRYAAGNLGNTEQYCPAGNKESHVYKRIKRTLPPDFQLTDDWIRRLYQIATSSVTTAQGSGVCGVCLLQGFQMLAELQEYYSQGPLQSGGYFFDTARNRDPFVSFEQRYPLLNRLLTDVPDVYNRVTTASDTNRQLVLASARIMLPQYNWIVSSEFTTRSEIQSHISSLINSPPGSIWLGILGRRRSDGTLGWHAVPILRTSQGLVVIRTRVPSAPFDLYRQALTPTTDLLEVINNLQTPNRTLTRLVTIQLEGGYHNIFDSMISNRDCTGEGDDRRGTGGYPTSTSVNQCLRSCRCALL